One window of the Posidoniimonas polymericola genome contains the following:
- a CDS encoding redoxin domain-containing protein, with the protein MTRCIALSVLAAALTAGAANAADTAEPTIRDTPLEVADTAPAPTLPEFGADKPIDLAKVFAEGPTVLVVLRGYPGYQCPLCSRQVGEYIQAAAKLREAGAQVVLVYPGGVSNLAERAEEFLAEKKLPEPLTMVLDPEYALTDAYGLRWDAPNETAYPSTYIIGPDRKATFAVVSKSHGGRVPVAKVLKELQKAE; encoded by the coding sequence ATGACGCGCTGCATTGCCCTCTCCGTGCTCGCCGCCGCCCTTACCGCCGGGGCAGCGAACGCCGCGGACACCGCCGAGCCCACCATCCGCGACACGCCGCTCGAGGTCGCCGACACCGCGCCGGCGCCGACGCTGCCGGAATTCGGCGCCGACAAACCGATCGACCTCGCCAAGGTCTTTGCCGAGGGCCCGACCGTGCTGGTCGTCCTTCGCGGCTACCCCGGTTACCAGTGCCCACTCTGCTCTCGGCAGGTCGGCGAGTACATCCAGGCGGCCGCCAAGCTGCGCGAGGCCGGTGCGCAGGTCGTGCTGGTCTACCCGGGCGGCGTCAGCAATCTGGCCGAGCGGGCCGAAGAGTTCCTCGCCGAGAAGAAGCTGCCCGAGCCGCTCACTATGGTGCTCGACCCCGAGTACGCGCTGACCGACGCCTACGGCCTGCGGTGGGACGCGCCAAACGAGACCGCCTACCCTTCTACCTACATCATCGGACCGGACCGCAAGGCGACCTTCGCCGTGGTCAGCAAGAGCCACGGCGGCCGCGTGCCGGTGGCCAAGGTGCTGAAGGAGTTGCAGAAGGCAGAGTAG
- a CDS encoding PQQ-binding-like beta-propeller repeat protein, translating into MTLRLSSVAYRCAACLLACSVLSPLALADEWPQWLGPDRDATYSESGVVTEIPADGLPIKWRVPAATGYAGPAVADGKVFLFEYEITDGELTFSAGRPDELDGTERLRCLDAETGEELWKHEYKRPYRVSYGGGPRCTPTVDGDRVYTLGAEGDLHCLNTADGSVVWKKNFRDDYSAATPIWGHAAHPLVDGDTLYCMVGGADALVVAFDKQTGEEKWSALNDSEPGYCPPNIILAGKQPQLLIWSPQNLYALKPNSGEVIWSVPAKPSYGMAIARPQKQGDKLYVSAIGGVSVLMQLKPDGSDVEVLWSGGASDSLQAANVTPIFTPEAIYGPDCQSSELVALSPEDGSRLWATKRPTMGDERGRHGTAFVVPHTPSGDYFLFNEQGDLITARLTPDAYTETGRMHVLAPTSSSFGRDVVWSCPAFAYQAVFARNDKEIVCVDLSAE; encoded by the coding sequence ATGACGCTCCGCCTGTCCTCGGTTGCCTATCGCTGCGCCGCCTGCTTGCTGGCCTGCTCCGTCCTCTCGCCGCTCGCCCTCGCCGACGAGTGGCCGCAGTGGCTCGGCCCCGACCGCGACGCGACCTACAGCGAGTCGGGCGTGGTGACCGAGATCCCGGCCGACGGGCTGCCGATCAAGTGGCGCGTGCCGGCGGCCACCGGCTACGCCGGCCCGGCGGTGGCGGACGGCAAGGTGTTCCTCTTCGAGTACGAGATCACCGACGGCGAGCTGACCTTCTCCGCCGGCCGCCCCGACGAACTGGACGGCACGGAACGCCTGCGCTGCCTCGACGCCGAGACCGGCGAGGAGCTCTGGAAGCACGAGTACAAGCGGCCGTACCGAGTCTCGTACGGCGGTGGCCCCCGCTGCACGCCGACGGTCGACGGCGACCGCGTCTACACGCTCGGCGCCGAGGGCGACCTGCACTGCCTCAACACAGCGGACGGCTCGGTGGTCTGGAAGAAGAACTTCAGGGACGACTACAGCGCCGCCACTCCGATCTGGGGGCACGCGGCCCACCCGCTGGTAGACGGCGACACCCTGTACTGCATGGTCGGCGGGGCCGACGCGTTGGTCGTGGCGTTCGACAAGCAGACCGGCGAAGAGAAGTGGTCTGCCCTCAACGACTCCGAGCCGGGCTACTGCCCGCCGAATATCATTCTCGCGGGCAAGCAGCCGCAGCTGTTAATCTGGTCGCCGCAGAACCTGTACGCGCTCAAGCCAAACTCGGGCGAGGTCATCTGGAGCGTGCCGGCCAAGCCGTCCTACGGCATGGCGATCGCGCGGCCGCAGAAGCAGGGCGACAAGCTGTACGTCAGCGCGATCGGCGGCGTGTCGGTGCTGATGCAGTTGAAGCCCGACGGGTCGGACGTCGAGGTGCTGTGGTCGGGCGGCGCGAGCGACAGCCTGCAGGCGGCCAACGTCACGCCGATCTTCACGCCCGAAGCGATCTACGGACCCGACTGCCAGAGCAGCGAGCTGGTGGCGCTCAGCCCAGAGGACGGGTCGCGGCTGTGGGCGACCAAGCGGCCGACCATGGGCGACGAGCGCGGCCGGCACGGCACGGCTTTCGTCGTGCCCCACACGCCGTCGGGCGACTACTTCCTGTTCAACGAGCAGGGCGACCTGATCACCGCCCGGCTGACGCCCGACGCCTACACCGAGACCGGCCGCATGCACGTGCTGGCGCCGACCAGCAGCTCGTTCGGACGCGACGTCGTGTGGAGCTGCCCGGCGTTCGCGTACCAGGCGGTGTTCGCGCGGAACGACAAGGAGATCGTGTGCGTGGACCTGTCGGCCGAGTGA